The following is a genomic window from Halichoerus grypus chromosome 5, mHalGry1.hap1.1, whole genome shotgun sequence.
AGTGCTGGCAGGAATGCATGCCCCCCATGCATCTGAAGCCTAAAGAGCAGAGACTGAATGTCAGAGAACATCATACACATCACCCTCTAGACTCGAGAACTGACAGCAGAAGAcgagaggaagagcagagactCAGGGAAGCTCCAGTAACCACCATCTGATACCCTCACCTTCATGCTACAGACGCAAATGAAAGTTGTGCTACTTTCAGATAAGCTAAGAAGGTTTCCTGATCATAGTAAGTGAAACTTTCTCTCATGTTAACAATTAGGCCAAGGGCATTAGCTACAAAGAGGATCCACTGATAAATACAGAATATTAGAAGAGCGAAGAGGAAGCCACACAGATatcttgtttcttcaaatatcaGAAACTTCCGCCTGACAGGAGAGCAATGGATGAACTCCACCTCGCCCAAAGGTTTAGTCCAAAAACTTCCTATTGGCATTTGCACCAAATAAGGCTCCCCGTACTTCTGGCATCATCTGCTGGGCTATGAGATCCAGCCGGCTTTCTAGGGTATTGGAAACTTTTATTTTACGATCCCCATTATAGATCTCAACTCCACCAGCTATTTCCTCAGGCAGGTAGGCCTCCTGATCAATTTGGACATCAACATCTTTTTTGGTGGCAATTTTGTACATAGGAATCGCTTTTTGCACTGCAGCCTTTACCAGAGGGAAATCCTGCTTCCTGCAACGAACAATCATTCGGGGCTCTAACAATTGGTACAAACCCTGAAGGACCAGTCCATCCAGCAGCACCTGGTACCTGGTTGTATCTTTTACCACTTTGCTGAGTCTCTGTTTTGCTTCATTTAGTAGGTCTGTAATAAGGTCATCTCTTGCTCTGAGGACTTTGAGCCTTGCTTGATTCATCAAATTAGACATCTGAATTTTCTTCTGCTGCTcaatctgcttttctttcttctcgtAGTATTCCATAATCTTCAGTCTTTGGGTTTGCACAAGACGACCTTTCTCAATGTTGaactcttcctctgcctttgcatctatttcctctgctttctcattAGCTTCTTGTTCAATAAAAGCCATCATATGCTTAATCTGCTTTTGCACGTCAGCATCGCTGAGCGCCATGGCGAAAGCTCTGCTAGGCCGGAGGCCCACTGGCTCTAGCTTAGGCTGGAAGGGGGcggtggaaggaagggaaaagaccacaattcattttttaaagcaaatcacaTAGACCCAGTTAACTTCTTGGGAGTGGGGAATTTGCCTAGAATGAGAAGAAATTGAAGTATTGGTAAATACTATTAATGTATTTATGAATCCTTCAATTATACGCAAATGTGTTGAAGAGCAGATAGAATTGTTGttcacttaagaaaataaatcatgctGATTTCAAGCAGGTGATCATGTAATCCACTAGAATATTTACTTTGGCCATTGTTTGTCTATTGGTCAATCTCTCCTACATAGCCCTGAGCTTTTGAGGGCAGTGAGTggtcttatttatctttgattCTTCTTGCCTGGTACAGTGCTGGGAGCATGTACATTAGTTTACTTGGGctgtaataataaaatatcataggCTGAATtacttaaatgacagaaattaattttctcacggttctagaagctagaagtctaagatcaaggtgctaacatggtcagtttctggtgagagctctcttcctggtttgcagagaGTTGTCttctcacatggtctttccttgATGCCtgtgcatggagagagagagagagagagagaactctggtgtctcttcttaaaaggatATTAATCCTATCAGATCAGGGGCCCACCCTtataatctcatttaaccttaattactccCTTACTCTAAAGCCACACAgaggttaaggcttcaacatatgaattttaggaggaCACAAACACTCAGCCCATAACAGCATGGTAGGCTTCAAtgtattttgaatgaatggatgaatgaatgaatgattccaaTTAACCAATAGTCTTTGCTTAGTGAGCACGTGCCactttttttcatcttcctttcccccatcttcctctctcttgCATTCTTCCAGTGAGGCCCACTCATTCTTCAAGACCTAGCTAGCACATTGCTGCCTTGAGGAAACGTCTCTGATCTACACACCCTTGTGCACCTTCCCAAGCCTGAACCAgctgtttcctcttctcttcttctggaacACCTGACAACTTTCTCAGTTAGT
Proteins encoded in this region:
- the LOC118535126 gene encoding V-type proton ATPase subunit E 1; the encoded protein is MALSDADVQKQIKHMMAFIEQEANEKAEEIDAKAEEEFNIEKGRLVQTQRLKIMEYYEKKEKQIEQQKKIQMSNLMNQARLKVLRARDDLITDLLNEAKQRLSKVVKDTTRYQVLLDGLVLQGLYQLLEPRMIVRCRKQDFPLVKAAVQKAIPMYKIATKKDVDVQIDQEAYLPEEIAGGVEIYNGDRKIKVSNTLESRLDLIAQQMMPEVRGALFGANANRKFLD